The Fragaria vesca subsp. vesca linkage group LG2, FraVesHawaii_1.0, whole genome shotgun sequence genome includes a window with the following:
- the LOC101314054 gene encoding ABC transporter G family member 15-like, with the protein MEIEAARGGGGGGGRGAYLVWEDLSVVLPNFSKNVPTRRLLNGLSGFAEPGRIMAIMGPSGSGKSTLLDTLAGRLSRNVVMTGSILFNGKKKRLAYGAVAYVTQEDVLLGTLTVRETITYSAYLRLPSSYTREEVRSIVEGTINEMGLLDCADRSIGNWHLRGISGGEKKRVSIALEILTRPRILFLDEPTSGLDSASAFFVIQTLRSIARDGRTVISSVHQPSSEVFALFDDLFLLSGGETVYFGDAKTAIDFFAEAGVPCPSRRNPSDHFLRCINSDFDKVTATLKGSQRIRDVPTSADPLMNLETAEIKARLVEKYRRSKYAHRAKARMQEISAIEDHVIDMQSGSQASWWRQLSTLLRRSSLNMSRDVGYYWLRICIYILVSVCVGTIFFHVGTGYTAIFARAACGAFITGFMTFMSIGGFPSFIEEMKVFYRERLNGYYGVSVFIISNFLSSFPFLVAITLSTGTITYYLVKFRTEFSHYVYFSLNIFLCISVIESLMMVVASLVPNFLMGIITGAGIMGILMMTAGFFRLLPDLPKPFWRYPISFLSYGSWSIQGAYKNDFLGLEFEPMIAGEPKLSGEYVVTHTFGIPLDHSKWWDLVAILAILVSYRVLFFLILKFKESASPLFQTLYAKRTLHHLDKRPSFRKKPSFPSNRHQPLHSLSSQEGLNSPLN; encoded by the exons ATGGAGATAGAGGCGGCGAGAGGCGGTGGCGGTGGAGGAGGAAGAGGTGCTTACTTGGTCTGGGAAGATCTAAGCGTGGTGCTACCAAATTTTTCAAAGAATGTCCCAACAAGGAGGTTGCTCAATGGTCTGAGTGGGTTTGCTGAGCCTGGTAGGATCATGGCTATTATGGGTCCTTCTGGCTCTGGAAAATCAACACTCCTTGATACTCTGGCAG GTAGACTGTCAAGAAATGTGGTCATGACTGGAAGTATACTTTTCAATGGGAAGAAGAAAAGACTGGCCTATGGTGCTGTT GCTTATGTCACGCAAGAGGATGTGTTGTTAGGAACGTTGACAGTTAGAGAAACAATTACATACTCAGCATACTTGAGGCTTCCAAGTAGTTACACCAGAGAAGAGGTCAGGAGCATTGTGGAAGGAACTATCAATGAAATGGGCCTCCTCGACTGCGCAGATCGCTCTATTGGAAACTGGCACTTAAGAGGCATTAGTGGTGGTGAGAAGAAAAGAGTGAGCATTGCACTTGAAATTCTGACAAGGCCTCGCATATTGTTCCTTGATGAACCTACTAGTGGTCTGGATAGTGCCTCGGCGTTCTTTGTTATTCAAACACTCCGAAGCATTGCTCGTGATGGGAGAACAGTTATTTCATCAGTTCACCAGCCAAGTAGTGAAGTATTTGCACTCTTTGATGACCTCTTCTTACTATCTGGCGGTGAAACTGTTTATTTCGGAGATGCAAAGACGGCTATAGAT TTCTTTGCTGAGGCGGGTGTCCCATGTCCTAGTAGAAGGAATCCCTCTGACCACTTCCTACGCTGCATAAACTCAGACTTTGACAAAGTTACTGCCACACTGAAAGGATCTCAAAGAATTCGT GATGTCCCGACATCGGCAGATCCCCTCATGAATTTGGAAACCGCAGAGATCAAAGCCAGGCTTGTTGAGAAATATAGGCGTTCAAAGTACGCACATAGGGCGAAAGCTAGGATGCAGGAAATATCAGCAATT GAAGATCATGTCATCGACATGCAAAGTGGAAGTCAAGCAAGCTGGTGGAGGCAACTTTCAACCTTGCTCCGAAGATCATCTTTGAACATGTCTAGAGATGTGGGTTATTACTGGTTAAGGATATGCATCTATATATTGGTATCAGTATGTGTTGGTACTATCTTTTTCCATGTTGGCACCGGCTATACTGCAATCTTTGCGCGGGCAGCTTGTGGTGCATTCATAACAGGCTTCATGACATTCATGTCGATTGGAGGTTTCCCGTCCTTTATAGAAGAAATGAAG GTATTTTATAGAGAAAGGCTCAATGGGTATTATGGAGTTTCGGTGTTCATCATATCCAACTTCCTCTCTTCATTTCCGTTCTTGGTTGCAATTACTCTCTCTACTGGGACTATCACCTACTATTTAGTGAAATTTCGGACGGAATTTTCTCATTATGTCTACTTCAGTCTCAATATATTTCTCTGCATTTCTGTGATAGAGAGCCTCATGATGGTAGTAGCTTCTCTGGTTCCCAACTTCCTCATGGGAATCATAACAGGAGCTGGAATCATG GGCATCCTGATGATGACTGCTGGTTTCTTCCGCTTACTGCCGGATCTTCCCAAACCATTCTGGCGCTACCCGATTTCATTTCTCAGTTATGGCTCATGGTCAATACAG GGAGCCTATAAGAACGACTTCCTTGGCCTTGAGTTCGAGCCCATGATAGCTGGTGAACCAAAATTGTCAGGCGAGTATGTGGTCACACATACATTTGGTATCCCATTGGACCATTCCAAGTGGTGGGACCTGGTTGCTATTCTTGCTATTCTTGTTTCATACCGGGTTCTCTTTTTCCTAATTCTCAAGTTCAAGGAGAGTGCATCGCCATTGTTTCAGACACTCTATGCAAAGAGAACACTACACCATCTTGACAAGCGGCCTTCCTTCAGAAAAAAACCATCTTTCCCTTCCAACAGGCACCAACCTCTTCACTCACTATCTTCTCAAGAAGGTCTTAACTCTCCACTCAATTAG
- the LOC101292284 gene encoding uncharacterized protein LOC101292284 codes for MSIMFHLIFIIWVLLTVKCFEGLASAASASWCQGHHFFPQPGRQFQQKTDRFWEFKEQTNSWVEVELPYDLVSCVNDNCTVVASIGPTNKKEEPVETQSEDVPRLKESLKNKVDGYDKEVALPLRNRVSLTKMTDASTWITGQSGSIYERFWNGVQWVIAPHDLPISGAHAISVFLFNQKILALSEAGILYQMQLSESSQPVWVEFAPPLGQSTDKEGEQSSIILIKSGVVSYDGQRVYFCTKNGTLLELREIEPPRWVNHGQPPGANVAAIADAASIRTDVIYTISSAGDLYEYDWSSKPSWKKHIWREETAQDASLMPLTGSTLHGLNGHHSISLFLLTKGGQLVERRLHQRKWKWLVFGNPKDQYLTSITPVLHDDTYEKKLSLFFTTSTGSVFEYQIPKQSGIAQENQSPEAWVSHMHPIHAKVATGIAGVQIQHGRILFPLDDGRLAELHLPGLGGEISGPSHQLIFRKKATVNYVWSILDAPETEGWNAEYCTEQRGPTNCITGIKDEQNDLGIARTVRRRRKGSQSQQQYLTPGPSGTGLAKSSEEHNLPDNWINSNFHLRAMHGGRSFFLITDGGFTFEYLYTENVWIWLRHEHSTAIKGAVGNYNGSLYVVDTYGSLFIRERSGSELAWINCTSSRKGRQVVGGPPWDAMPGRSMKATLEDALFFVSRNGRLLQFSVALRKFKWKDCRNPPNTKIASIIDQELFREQIVFVIGRNGRLYQYNKVTELWHEHYQSRHLVLSRLPGTAMRPSLLSLTGSLFMLSVDGGLVEYHWNAMDGWNWVEHGTPHEVVTLVGSPGPSLEGNQLFLIGSNGNVYLRYMDQMTWKWKNCGFPFLGNSIAEDKRQEEGNNKNAKFCTNEDLASSSRKEFENANHQSSDCNPEVAPIRPIMFAQDSVIFELKDGRLAEIRRIEGTNWFWSRIIGTPTSLCTANYWTALAS; via the exons ATGTCCATAATGTTCCATCTGATATTTATCATCTGGGTCCTTCTGACAGTCAAGTGTTTTGAGGGTCTTGCCTCTGCGGCTTCTGCTTCATGGTGCCAAGGCCACCACTTTTTCCCACAACCCGGTAGACAATTTCAGCAGAAAACAGATAGGTTCTGGGAGTTCAAGGAGCAAACCAACAGCTGGGTTGAAGTTGAATTGCCTTATGATCTGGTCTCTTGTGTTAATGATAACTGTACTGTGGTGGCTTCAATCGGTCCAACCAATAAAAAAGAAGAGCCTGTAGAAACCCAATCTGAGGATGTTCCAAGATTGAAGGAGAGCTTGAAAAACAAAGTGGATGGTTATGACAAAGAGGTTGCTTTGCCCCTGAGAAATAGAGTTTCATTGACCAAAATGACTGATGCATCAACCTGGATCACTGGTCAAAGTGGGTCTATCTATGAGAGGTTCTGGAATGGGGTACAGTGGGTCATAGCCCCCCATGATTTACCAATATCTGGAGCTCATGCAATCTCTGTCTTCTTATTCAATCAGAAAATTCTTGCTCTATCTGAAGCGGGAATTCTCTATCAG ATGCAACTCAGTGAGAGCTCACAACCTGTTTGGGTAGAGTTTGCACCTCCACTCGGTCAAAGCACAGATAAAGAAGGAGAACAAAGTTCTATCATCCTAATTAAGTCTGGGGTTGTCTCATATGATGGACA GAGAGTTTATTTCTGCACAAAAAATGGGACTCTGTTAGAACTTAGAGAAATTGAACCTCCAAG ATGGGTAAATCATGGACAACCCCCTGGTGCAAATGTTGCAGCAATAGCCGATGCTGCTAGTATTAGAACAGATGTAATCTATACCATAAG TTCTGCAGGTGATCTTTATGAATACGACTGGAGCTCAAAACCATCTTGGAAGAAGCATATATGGAGAGAAGAAACAGCTCAGGATGCTTCCTTAATGCCACTAACTGGGAGTACATTACATGGCTTGAATGGACACCATTCTATATCACTGTTTCTTCTAACAAAG GGTGGTCAACTGGTAGAGAGACGATTACATCAAAGGAAGTGGAAATGGTTAGTATTTGGAAATCCAAAGGATCAATACCTGACATCTATAACACCAGTCCTGCATGATGACACATATGAAAAAAAATTATCGCTGTTCTTCACTACATCTACCGGATCTGTTTTTGAATATCAAATACCAAAACAATCAG GAATAGCTCAAGAGAACCAGAGTCCAGAAGCATGGGTGAGCCATATGCATCCCATACATGCAAAAGTTGCTACAGGTATTGCTGGTGTACAAATTCAACATGGAAGAATTCTATTTCCACTAGATGATGGAAGACTTGCAGAACTGCATCTACCTGGGTTAGGTGGTGAAATCTCAGGTCCATCTCATCAACTAATATTTAGAAAGAAAGCAACAGTCAACTATGTATGGTCAATACTAGATGCCCCAGAGACTGAAGGTTGGAATGCAGAGTACTGCACAGAACAGCGAGGACCCACGAATTGCATCACAGGGATAAAAGATGAGCAAAATGATCTTGGAATTGCAAGAACAGTGAGGAGAAGACGAAAAGGAAGTCAGTCGCAACAGCAGTACTTAACCCCAGGGCCATCGGGTACTGGCCTAGCAAAATCGTCAGAAGAACACAATTTACCAGACAACTGGATTAACTCAAATTTCCATTTGAGAGCGATGCATGGAGGCAGATCATTTTTTCTTATAACAGATGGTGGTTTTACCTTTGAGTATCTTTATACTGAAAATGTATGGATATGGCTGAGGCATGAGCACTCAACAGCTATTAAAGGTGCAGTAGGAAACTACAATGGAAGCTTGTATGTCGTTGACACTTATGGAAGTTTGTTTATAAGGGAAAGGAGTGGCAGTGAGCTAGCATGGATCAACTGCACTTCCTCGAGGAAAGGAAGGCAAGTTGTTGGAGGCCCTCCATGGGATGCAATGCCGGGTAGATCTATGAAAGCAACACTAGAGGATGCACTCTTCTTCGTGAGCAGAAATGGCAGACTACTTCAGTTCAGT GTTGCCCTGAGGAAGTTCAAATGGAAAGATTGCAGAAACCCTCCGAATACCAAGATTGCATCAATAATTGATCAGGAACTGTTCAGGGAACAAATAGTGTTTGTCATTGGGAGGAATGGTCGACTGTATCAGTACAACAAAGTGACTGAACTATGGCATGAGCATTACCAGTCTCGGCATTTGGTTCTATCAAGACTACCTGGAACTGCAATGAGGCCATCATTGCTTTCACTAACAGGTTCATTGTTCATGCTATCAGTAGATGGGGGACTAGTTGAATATCACTGGAATGCAATGGATGGATGGAACTGGGTGGAACATGGAACTCCACATGAAGTTGTGACATTGGTTGGTTCTCCAGGTCCATCCCTAGAAGGTAATCAACTGTTTCTTATTGGGTCAAATGGAAATGTTTATCTGAGGTACATGGATCAGATGACATGGAAGTGGAAAAACTGTGGTTTCCCATTTTTGGGAAATTCAATTGCTGAAGATAAAAGACAAGAGGAAGGAAATAACAAGAACGCAAAGTTCTGCACCAACGAAGATCTTGCATCTAGTTCCAGGAAGGAGTTTGAAAATGCTAACCACCAAAGCAGTGACTGCAATCCCGAG GTGGCACCGATACGACCAATTATGTTTGCTCAGGATTCAGTAATCTTTGAGCTGAAAGATGGCAGA TTAGCTGAAATTCGACGAATTGAAGGCACAAATTGGTTTTGGTCCCGAATCATAGGCACTCCAACGAGCTTATGCACAGCTAATTACTGGACAGCATTGGCATCATGA